In the genome of Taurinivorans muris, one region contains:
- the mtnA gene encoding S-methyl-5-thioribose-1-phosphate isomerase, with protein MRIQNKHYTSIWLTDEDELQIIDQTKLPYQFEIATLKSNSDVCRAISSMQVRGAGLIGVTAGYGVYLIAKNFPKQKNWKQYMREECDKLLKTRPTAKNLSYALEQQTKIWQNAAHDEALPKLRKKALELAREDIDFCKRIGEHGKEIIAKIAQRKNGQPVNILTHCNAGWLAFTDYGSALSPVYTAFNENIPVHVFVDETRPRNQGASLTAFELAEQDVPHTLIADNVGGHLMQHGMVDLVLVGADRVTRSGDTANKIGTYLKALAAHDNHVPFYVALPSSTFDFSLYDGVKEIVIEERNARETEYVTGYYHNADKEKLIQEVRICPEKTKGLNFAFDVTPHTLITGLITERGITEANEKAISTLYPEAKKFIQ; from the coding sequence ATGCGTATTCAAAACAAACATTACACAAGCATTTGGCTGACCGATGAAGATGAATTGCAGATTATTGACCAAACCAAACTTCCTTATCAATTTGAAATAGCTACTTTAAAAAGCAATTCCGATGTTTGCCGGGCCATTTCTTCCATGCAGGTCCGAGGTGCCGGTCTTATCGGCGTGACGGCGGGGTACGGAGTCTATCTTATTGCAAAAAATTTTCCGAAACAAAAAAATTGGAAACAGTATATGCGGGAGGAATGTGACAAACTTTTAAAAACCCGGCCTACTGCGAAAAATTTATCCTATGCGTTGGAACAGCAAACAAAAATTTGGCAAAATGCCGCACATGACGAAGCATTGCCGAAGCTAAGGAAAAAAGCGCTGGAACTTGCCCGGGAAGACATTGATTTTTGTAAACGCATCGGCGAACACGGAAAAGAAATCATTGCGAAAATCGCCCAAAGGAAAAACGGGCAGCCGGTCAATATCCTTACCCATTGCAACGCAGGCTGGCTGGCGTTCACGGATTACGGCTCCGCCCTTTCTCCTGTTTACACCGCCTTTAATGAAAATATTCCCGTGCATGTTTTTGTCGATGAAACAAGACCGAGAAACCAAGGCGCAAGCTTAACGGCTTTTGAACTTGCCGAACAGGACGTTCCCCATACCCTCATCGCCGACAATGTGGGCGGACATCTGATGCAGCACGGCATGGTCGACCTTGTGCTTGTCGGTGCCGACAGAGTCACGCGCAGCGGCGATACCGCCAATAAAATCGGAACATACCTCAAGGCGCTTGCCGCCCACGACAACCATGTGCCTTTTTACGTCGCCCTGCCCTCTTCAACCTTTGATTTCTCCCTTTATGACGGAGTGAAAGAAATAGTGATTGAAGAAAGAAATGCGCGGGAAACCGAATATGTCACAGGCTATTACCATAATGCCGATAAGGAAAAACTGATACAGGAAGTAAGAATTTGCCCGGAAAAAACCAAAGGACTCAACTTTGCGTTCGATGTCACCCCCCATACGCTCATCACCGGGCTTATCACGGAACGCGGTATTACGGAAGCTAATGAAAAGGCGATTTCAACCCTTTATCCGGAAGCAAAAAAATTTATTCAATGA